cagaaccagtccaaattgggtattttcagtcatactatagtcttacttttagaccatcagaggctgttataaaaaaaacaacaactgaataaagggttaaaaacacctaaaatacttcccagaacccttctaaatgcctcattagttaaataaaaccctttaaaaccatattccagaaccagtccaaattgggtattttcactcatactatagtcttacttttagaccatcacaggctgttggaaaaaaaacaacaattgaataaagggttaaaaacacctaaaatacttcctagaacccttctaaatacctcattagttaaataaaaccctttaaaaccatattccagaaccagtccaaattgggtattttcactcatactatagtcttacttttagaccatcagaggccgttcataaaaaaatctgaataaagggttaaaaacacctaaaatacttcccagaacccttctaaatgcctcattagttaaataaaaccctttaaaaccatattccagaaccagtccaaattgggtattttcactcatactatagtcttacttttagaccatcagaggcttttggaaaaaaaacaacaattgaataaagggttaaaaacacctaaaatacttcccagaacccttctaaatgcctcattagttaaataaaaccctttaaaaccatattctttCGGAGGCTCTTGGACTAAATCGGACTTTTCTtggaggattttttttaaagcctTGATGCTTTTGTCTCTTTAAACAAATATGAAAGTCTTCTTAAAATGATCGTATTAGAGCCTTTCAACCTAACCTGAGAagaaagaaacacagaaacacacagatgaactttattggtGTTTTCTAAATCCAAAtccatgttgttcatgttatcagGGGTTCACATCCGTCTGTGTTCAGTTTAAGGTCCACTGTAAATGGGGAGGGTCGTCTAAGGTCATGTGGGCGGTCCAGTGCAGCTTCTTCTCTGACTGGTCATacagtggtgatgatgatggtctgGATGGTCCAAGAGATCTTCATTCTTCTGTGAAGTCCATCTTATTTCCACGGTTCACATCAGGTTCATGTGGGTGTTTTTTATCCAATAAAATATGAtcaaacaacaacagcagcacatGAAGAATAAACCAAGAAATGCATCAGTCTGTTTTTAAACCTCATGTTTGGGAAGATTGACGAAGCCTGTGACGTAAATACTTCAACCCTAACATGACGAAGAACCTGTGGAGAACATGAGCAGATGGagtcagtctagtccagtttTCATGTTCACTTCAGAACCAGCACAGACGACTACAGAAACAATATCTGTGTTGGAACTAATCCCCAATTCAAGCCAAAGCATGGACGGAACCTTGTGTTTTTATGTCACAAAGAAGGATAATTAGAGCAGATTTAACCCCTaaacacccagagctactttagtgtcagCTCCCAAAGGACACTGGGTCTACATGGAACCTTTCTGAAGtgctttatcatcatttatttataatattatcctgtgtattgtGTATTTCATCAGtcgaaatcaggtattttcccaaattgaattcactgatcacaaagttgttaaaagctcagattaacccttaaacacccagagtTACTTTAGTGTCAGCTCCCAAATCACTTTTTCTCTACTTAATCTGTCTTtagtgctttatcaccatttatcaaaatattatcctgtgtttttgcattttttcaatgaaaatcctgtattttaaagtattttttccaCTGGTCCTGTACTTTAATCCTCCTGCTcacattacatttgagggttaatattattatatcagaaactgagaaaactgcagaaaaacagaCTCAAACTAATTCAATTGGTTTCATTGGATCCATTTCATTTGTAGAAAACGTCTCCCATCAGCTTCAGAAGGaatattcaggtgtttttttcatGTGACTGTATTGAAATAGTCTGAAATAATTCTATGTGTGTGTTGTAAACCTCATTTGATCGTATTGCTCAGTGCACAAAAAGATaaaaactgtacagggtggggaagcaaaatttacaatattttgaggcagggattgaaagacagtgtatgaccaattagtttattgaaagtcatgagaatttatttgccacaagaaaatgtccataatagaaaatgtttttattctatgtgtcctccttctttctcaataactgccttcacacgcttcctgaaacttgcacaagtgttcctcaaatattggggtgacaacttctcccattcttctttaatagtatcttccagactttctcgtaatagttttgctcatagtcattctcttctttccattataaacagtctttatggacactccaactatttttgaaatctcctttggtgtgacgagtgcattcagcaaatcacacactctttgacgtttgctttcctgattactcatatgagcaaaagtttctgaaaaggtatggataatagtgttagctatgattatgacatcaatatatgtttagtttcaaaacaattgacgttgtgcctgctgagaaaaaacaactaaatgttcattgtaaattttgcttccccaccctgtacttttttcatttttctttttttttttaaataactgaaTTATGCCTTTTCTAACTTGTCCATTTATcaccataaatggtgataaatgacttaagaaaagataaatctacagaaaaattcatttgggaactgacataaaaggagcactgggtctgtaagggttaagggggGGGACCAGAGGGGTGCTCCACCTACAGGGGGACTGGGGGTGTGCTCCACTTACAGGGGGACAGGGggggggacgggggggggggggggggttccaccTAAGGGGGGGTTGTTCCATCTATAGGGGGACTGGGGGGGGTGTTCCACCTATAGGAGGACTGGGGGGTTGTTCCAACTACAGGGAGATCGCGGGGGTGTTCCAACTATAGTGGGGGGTCACACTCCCCCCCCAAGGTCTACACCAGGTACTACAGAACAGCGTACGGTCGGTAGTtgaacctcagatccaggaggcCCAATGCGGTTTTTGTCCTGGACCCTTGCTGGGGTGCTGGAGTGGACATGGTCCTCAGGTAGACAAGGGTGGAGTGTCGACTCCAGGTCAGGGGGGAAGTCCTGCCTCTgggggaggagtttaagtatctcaggaTCTTGTTCATGattgagggtaggatggagcagCCCATTTCTCCTCCCGTTTCTCCTCTCATGtccccaccctcctcctcccGTTTCTCCATCTTCCTCCTCCCTGTTTCTCCTTCCGTTTCTCCTCCcatctctctgtcctcctcctcctcccatttGGTCTATCTCTGAGACGCCCTCTTCACTCATCtgatcctccctcttcctcctcctggctccgcctcctcctcGTCACCTCCCTCAGACCCTCCTGGATCTGGTCCACAGCCTCCTGGTCATGGTTCTGACGGGCCAGTCTCAGCGCCTCCTGGTAGAAGTGGACGGCCTCGTCCAGCTGCCCTGAGGACACAGACACAGGTCACGTCCACACCACAAACTAGAACCAATTTTGGCCCCAGCTCAGGAACCCAGACATTCTAAGACGTTGGTGAGGTTCCGTctacagaaccacaaccacaaaagAACTGGGAAAGGACCCATACGTACCTTTGTGCAGAAGGATGCCCGCCATGTTTCCCAACAGGACATGTTGGTCCGGATGTCCTGCAGACCGGCTCAAATCCACTGCcctctgaaccagaaccagagcgtCTCCATGGTGACCCTGCAGATCCAAGATGGTGGCCAGGTCGCTCATCAGCACCAGAGTCTTATGGGAAATAGAACCACCACATCATCAGCATCTGCAGCTTCAGCCATGGTTATCGGTACCAGAACCACAGGTATCGGTACCAGAACCACAATTATCGGTACCAGGACCACAATTATTGGTACCAGGACCACAGTTATCAGTATCATTTAAAACCATAAATAAGGTCTAGTTTGGACCATTTCCACCCTCGACCCAAATCCACCTTTAAACAGTAAAGAAATACACATATGACACATTTAAATGACACTCATCGATGGGACTGTTTATTGTGGGTGTGTCGTCACCTGTAGGTGTGTCCTCACCTGTGGGTGTGTCTCTCCCTGCTCCTGGGTACAGATGTCCAGGGCTCTCTTATAGTCCTCTTCCGCCTGCTTCAGGTTCCGCGTTGAGGCCCGGTACCGAGCCCGAGAGTCCAGACACAGACCGAGCAGGAGGCGGGTGTCCTTCCTCAGAACCTCCTGTTCCTCTGGATGCAGCAACGCAACAGTCAACACAGCAACGCAACAACCAACAAAACGCAACAATCAACAAAACAACGCAACAGTCAACACAACACCACAACAACACAAGTCAACACAGCAATGCAACAGTCAACACAGCAATGCAACAACCAACAAAATGCAACAACCAACAAAATGCAACAATCAACAAAACAAGGCAACAATCAATACAACAACAGGAGGACAGGGAGGTGGTGACAGAGGACATGGAAGGGGACGGGGATATCTCACCTGTCTGCTCATCTCCTGAAGTGTCCTTCTCTAGTTTGGACTCCAGAGACTccacacagaacctgaacccctgCTCAGCAAGCTCCGCCCTCAATACATAAACAGACAGTCACTTCTCTGACTCCTCccctctgtctcctcccctctGACCTCCACCCTGTATCTCCTCccctctgtctcctcccctctGACTCCTCCCCTCTGTACTTCTTACTTGCTCTGTTCAGCGTAGATGGTTGTGAGTTTCAGAGACATCTCGATGACAGCGTTGTCATCCAGTGGCGTCCCATTGGACAACATGAAGCTCATGGCTGCTTTGAACAGCTTCTCTGCCTGAGGACAATAAAGGACAGGACAATAAAAGATGCCTCAGTCTGACCTCGGCGATCTCCATTGTCCACCTaaatgatgtcacttcctgtagAACATGTGCTTCCGTACTTACACTGTCCAGTTCACCCTGGACGTAGGCCAGGTTCGCCATCTGAGGACACGGAGCAGgacacagggtcaaaggtcaggtgtgtgtgggtgaaatgggagggtcaaaggtcaggtgtGTGTGGGTGAAATGGGCGGGGCCTCACCAGGCTATAGGTGTAGACAATGGCGTTAGTGTTGTGGGTCTGATGAGCCAGGACAACGGCCTGATGGAGGAAGGAGGAGGCCGCCTGGTGGTGTCCACGGTGGAGATTGAGCTgaggacagacacagagacaggggAGACAGGTGAGACAGGGGAGACAGGGGAGACAGGGGAGCATCTCTGCTGTTACCTTGGCCTTCTTCAGCAGTAGGATCATCTCGTCCTCTTTCCTCTGGGCTTCGTCTCGCTCATCTTCCTCACTTCTGAACAGGGAGAAGGCTGcagagacaggaggacagacagacagatggacaggaggacagatggacagatgaacagacagacagatggacaggaggacaaatggatagacagacagatggacaggaggacaaatggatagacagacagatggacaggaggacagatggacagtttACTGACGTCCAGTGGTGACGTTGCAGATTCAAACCGTATCTGATCACATGGTTTAGTTCAACAGAAACAAACGCACCGGCGGCAGCCCACAGTATGGCTCCGCCTCcaactcctcctcctcgtctttgtGAGTTCTGATGTTCTCTCACCTTTACCCAGCATGCCGAGCACCCTCTGCTCTGTCTGTTATATGAACGTAAAGagaataaaagcacaaaaacacagaAGAGTGAACGGGTCAGTGATGATAAGGAACCGGCCAATGAGACGACGGATTCACAGAAAAGTGAAATCATTCAACCAATCACTGATGGATCATAAAATGCttttaaaacaagcaaaacaatgtttgtttttttttaaacatttgtgTTAAACTTCTGTGACGGCGTTAATACCTCAGAgagtttaattaaattaaaatgatcCAAATTAGCACTGAAACagtaaaaaatgaaccaaaagtagccaataaatgaacaaactaatAACAAATACATTTCACATTAATGATatgatcaatgaatgaatgattacgAAATAAAATCAAGCATTaaatcaagagaattaaccataaATCTAACAAAACTAAACATTAAATCcagaaatttatatatatatatatatatatatatatatatatatatatatatatatatatatatatatatatatataaaactctgATAAAAAGTGTTAAAACGATTACAGAAAAGGCATCAAATCcatcaaatgaacaaaacagaagcTTTAGATGACGTGAAAGCTCCGCAGACTGGACCGGTTCTGATCCAAATGACACATAAACGGATGGAAATGGACCCGTTCAGGAGGTCACACTGGTTCAGATCCGGAGCTCCGACCTGTCTGATCCAGATCCGAATCTGGCGGTGGACCCGAACCTGCCCAGAGTCCGACGGAGGACGGACCGGAGCAGAAAGGACGCCGCCATGTTGACTGTTTACACCGGAAACGGAAGTCACATGGTGTCAGCAGCCTCCTtcagaataataattttaattttaatgaacACCTTCACAATAAACTTCTTATAGCTTCTACATGATGATGTTGATATTTGGACATttgatatttcacatttttttcttttttcttttaattggtaTGTGTTCATGTACAAGTTATTAGtttcaactaaactaaactaaactgaacttactgaactgaactaaactaaactaaactaaactaaactaaactgaactaaactaaactaaactaaaactgaactaaactaaactaaactgaactgaattcaactgaactaaactaaaactaaactaaactgaactcaactcaacaaaactaaaattaaactgaactgaactaaactaaactaaaactcaactcaactcaactcaactcaactcaactaacTATAGATACAGAAGTGTATCCACTGTTCCAAAGTAGCTAAAGGACCAAACATGGCTGTTTTTAAAGTTGTCCTGTCGTCTGATTTAGACAGAACTGAACAGCTGAAATCCCAAAGCATGACGTTGCATTTGATTCTTTGTTGAATTCTTTGTTGTGATGTAAATGTTAGAATTGCATTCCATCTGAAATGTTTGCGTATATattttgtcaatttaaaaaaatcacgACAAATGTTCAAATGAACAAACACCATGGTGGTCTGAAATGTTAATGAGTTTAGTGTGGATGTGAATAATGATGAAGGCGCTGGTTCAGATCCACATGGTTTGAATTCATCATATGGAAACTTTGATCAGATATCAGTGACATTAAATGAACCAAATGTATATGAATTTACATTAGAATATTAGAATGAAACAAGAACCAGTTAGAgaagactattattattattattattattattattattattattattattattattattattattattattattgtgaatgaatgaatgtttatttcagttaaatacaaaacacatacatattaaaaaaaacaacaaacaaacacaaaattaacacaatttgtaactaaaaaaggaagaagctgaagccagaggcttatttctgcttctcctatttccATCCTTactccaagtccacacctgaagttgcagcagattagtacttaaacacaaattatactacattcggtgttataagtcactttgaaatcatagtactttcatagcccttaagaatttgacaaattaaagcctttttgaaactcgacagtgagctacacaatttcacttcatccttcaatttgttccataatttgacaccaataacagaaacacagtgatatttaacgtttgttcttactttacatttttcaaacacaaacatccctcttaaattataatttccttctcttaacttaaaaattttctgaatataaacaggaagatttttacttttaacatgaaacataaattccattgtttttaaatatacaatatcaaaaaattttagtaaaccagattctacaataagtggattacttgattggagataaccagctttgtttatgactctaatagcttttttttttttggagtttaattatcaggtctatattatttttatacgcattgccccatatttccacacaatatgacatatatggcattataagtgaacaatacaatatatgcaaacattttttgtttaacaagtctcaagttttataaagaatcgcaacagccttggacattttacatttgatatattctgtttgtgatttccaacagagtttatggtcaataatcactcccaaaaatttcgttgcatacaccctttcaatttcaatttcattaattttcagttttatgtcaTAATTTACCCTAGCACCACCattcaccattattattattattattattattattattattattattattattaataataataataataataataataataataataataataataataataataataataataacctctgCTCAGTTGACAGCCTGCCCTGAACGTCAGTTAACTGCCAGATCAAGTCGCCAATCGGagaagagcctttctagccaatcagaggcaagtaAGGCGGTCCCTTCCCTCCCGTCCGCAGTAAACACATCCGGGACTTTATCCTCCACTCCTGCAGGGGTCGCTGTGAGCcccagtagaacccagtagaaTCCGGATCATCATGGCGGATCTGAACCGTCAGCTCCAGGAGTATCTGGCCCAGTCCAAAGCCGGTGGGGCCAGCACCGTGTCGCAGTCCGGCTCCAGCACCACGGTGGACCTGGACGGTGCCGAGCCGGTCCCCGGCAGCTGGTTCGGCCGGTGGTCCAGCCCGTGGTCCGGGAGCCGCGGCGGCGGTCTGTCCGGACAGAGCGCGGGCGGAACCGGAGGCTTTTCGTGGCCGTGGTCCGCGGAGCCGGACCCGTGCCTGCCGGGTCTGAGCCGGCGGCAGCGGCTGGCGGCCTCCGGGGTGTGCGCCGCCTTCTCCGCGCTGTGCTTCGGCCTGTCGGCTCTGTACGCGCCGCTGCTGCTGCTCTACGCCCGGAAGTTCGCCCTGCTCTGGTCGCTCGGATCACTGTTCGCCATCGCGGCGGCGGCGATTCTCCGCGGCCCTAGCAGGATGGCCGCCGGCCTGCCCACGTCCCCCGGGGCCGCAGTGTACCTGACCGCCCTGGCAGGGACTCTGTACGCGGCCTTGAGCCTCCACAGCACCGTCCTGACGGCACTGGGAGCCGGCCTGCAGGTGGGACCCGGGTCTGGGGGGTCTACAAGGGTCTGTACCGGGTCTGGGGGTCTAGTAGGGTCAGTaccggtgtggcataaaatacggaccttgtaaaatttggacctatttggaatttgcgcacgggttagggttaggtgatcTAAGTACATAGGATATATCACAGGAGATTATACGGTACATATTTCACAAGGGTACAAACTTCATGCGTATACGCATAAAATATGTACCGCGGATTTTCACGCGTGCGCAAAATCGGCAGGGGTACAAATTTTATAGGGGTCCATATTTTATCCGACACCGGTCCTAGGGGGTCTACAGGGGTCTGTACCGGCTCTGGGGGTCTAGGAGGATCTGTGCTGGTCCCAGGGGGTCTAGTAGGGTCTGTGCTGGTCTCAGGGGGTCAGGTGTAGGGGGTCCACATTGTAAGGGgcttgtggttgtggttctggtccatGTATAACCGGGTTGTGGTTCTGGTCTCTGCAGGTCGCTGTGATCCTCGGCGCCGTGGTGTCGCTGCTTCCTGGGGGCGGAGCCGGGATGCGCTTCGTGGGAGGGTTGGCGGCGTCTGCTATCAAGAGGACGGTGACCGGGAAAACCATGCCCATCTGACCCAGGACCGGACGCAGCGGAGGACCGGGACAGTGTCCACAGGCGGGGTCcgagacccccccaccccaccccgggcCCGCTGAGGGGTCTGTAGGACCTGGGTTCCAGACAGGGCTCAGATGAACATGTGATCGATCCATGGTGATTCTGGATTATCAGCTGACGGTTCATACCCATCTGATACCGGTGTGTCCTGGACTGTCCAGGGGTCAGTGAAGGCACCATGAACCAAACGGAagctgctgacctctgacctctacaTGGACACATCTGAGGACCACACTGGACTTTCCTGCTGGTTTGAACCCGTAAGGCGTTCAGGCATAAGAggagaaataaaaacagacagcATTTAGACTGAAGGTCCTGGTcctatgtgacctttgacctctgctgtCAGTGTGGTCAGTTCATTAAACGTGGATCAAACAGACTGTGGTGGGTTTGTCCTTCAGGTGTTGGACGTGCAGTGACCTCTAGTGGTGGACATCACATGTCTTCTGTCCAGGGGGTCATGGGAGATGGAGTCCAGATGAAGACATACCCATGATGCCTTGGGTCAGTTCCCACGGGGTCAGCGTAGTCCTGATCAaacccagtctgtggacccgttgaatccaggtgtttcttttctaacaggggtctgggatccaaaacaataaggactaatgtcagaatgtagttttatattatgggatagatatcattagTTTGGTTCAgttattctctttgtttctaaaatgactcacagattattcttgtaatattatgactttattttccaaatatgaCAACACTATTCTCATAAAAATGTGACATTAATTTCattaaattgagttttttttttttaaaactatgattttattctcataaaattacaggttttctcttgatattttatgacttttttctcatcacaagtgtttttattaccttcgccaaggaggttatgtttttgccagggtttgtttgtctgtctgtttgtctgtccgttagtgtgcaacataactcaaaaagttattgacagattttgatgaaattttcagggtttgttggaaatgggataaggaagaaatgattaactttttggggtgatccggaagaaatcctggattctggatcactttgaaattttcgttaacattgtggtaaatggggccaaaattttcgtttcccaatatctcgcttaattattgaccaaaactcatgaaatttaactcaggaattgacaatggggtcctctatcacatttcaaaggctgatccggatctgatccagaaggcggattttattttaaaaaataaatgtaggatttgtgtcaccgattatgtggggaatttttgcgcttggcggaggtctgcgctctccgagtgcttttctagttttcttatgTGGTGCTGATATGTCGTAGTTTTGGAAACAACGATAAGAACTGAACCCAAACTAAtgatatccatcccataatataaactaTGTTCttacattagtccttattgtttttatCACTGTTAGAAAACCAACACCTGGATCCAATGGGTCCACAGACTTTGATCCATACGGTCGATGATcgattacctataaataataatccgtattttaaatattaatccatatttgtgtgttttattgttacaaaAGTCCAATTCCATGAGGGaaatatgaataaactgaaatgttCTTCAGAAGAATCAGTGTCATTGGACCAAAGTTCAACCACAGCAGatcaacacacacaacatttaagaatgttgacaaacatgaacaaaataaacaacaaacatgaacaaaaccaaataagaacaaaataaacaaacctgaacaa
The DNA window shown above is from Sphaeramia orbicularis chromosome 17, fSphaOr1.1, whole genome shotgun sequence and carries:
- the ttc19 gene encoding tetratricopeptide repeat protein 19, mitochondrial isoform X1, with amino-acid sequence MISLFCESVVSLAGSLSSLTRSLFCVFVLLFSLRSYNRQSRGCSACWVKVREHQNSQRRGGGVGGGAILWAAAAAFSLFRSEEDERDEAQRKEDEMILLLKKAKLNLHRGHHQAASSFLHQAVVLAHQTHNTNAIVYTYSLMANLAYVQGELDSAEKLFKAAMSFMLSNGTPLDDNAVIEMSLKLTTIYAEQSKAELAEQGFRFCVESLESKLEKDTSGDEQTEEQEVLRKDTRLLLGLCLDSRARYRASTRNLKQAEEDYKRALDICTQEQGETHPQTLVLMSDLATILDLQGHHGDALVLVQRAVDLSRSAGHPDQHVLLGNMAGILLHKGQLDEAVHFYQEALRLARQNHDQEAVDQIQEGLREVTRRRRSQEEEEGGSDE
- the ttc19 gene encoding tetratricopeptide repeat protein 19, mitochondrial isoform X3; this encodes MAASFLLRSVLRRTLGRFGSTARFGSGSDRQSRGCSACWVKVREHQNSQRRGGGVGGGAILWAAAAAFSLFRSEEDERDEAQRKEDEMILLLKKAKLNLHRGHHQAASSFLHQAVVLAHQTHNTNAIVYTYSLMANLAYVQGELDSAEKLFKAAMSFMLSNGTPLDDNAVIEMSLKLTTIYAEQSKAELAEQGFRFCVESLESKLEKDTSGDEQTEEQEVLRKDTRLLLGLCLDSRARYRASTRNLKQAEEDYKRALDICTQEQGETHPQTLVLMSDLATILDLQGHHGDALVLVQRAVDLSRSAGHPDQHVLLGNMAGILLHKGQLDEAVHFYQEALRLARQNHDQEAVDQIQEGLREVTRRRRSQEEEEGGSDE
- the ttc19 gene encoding tetratricopeptide repeat protein 19, mitochondrial isoform X4, with the protein product MAASFLLRSVLRRTLGRFGSTARFGSGSDRQSRGCSACWVKVREHQNSQRRGGGVGGGAILWAAAAFSLFRSEEDERDEAQRKEDEMILLLKKAKLNLHRGHHQAASSFLHQAVVLAHQTHNTNAIVYTYSLMANLAYVQGELDSAEKLFKAAMSFMLSNGTPLDDNAVIEMSLKLTTIYAEQSKAELAEQGFRFCVESLESKLEKDTSGDEQTEEQEVLRKDTRLLLGLCLDSRARYRASTRNLKQAEEDYKRALDICTQEQGETHPQTLVLMSDLATILDLQGHHGDALVLVQRAVDLSRSAGHPDQHVLLGNMAGILLHKGQLDEAVHFYQEALRLARQNHDQEAVDQIQEGLREVTRRRRSQEEEEGGSDE
- the ttc19 gene encoding tetratricopeptide repeat protein 19, mitochondrial isoform X6 — protein: MILLLKKAKLNLHRGHHQAASSFLHQAVVLAHQTHNTNAIVYTYSLMANLAYVQGELDSAEKLFKAAMSFMLSNGTPLDDNAVIEMSLKLTTIYAEQSKAELAEQGFRFCVESLESKLEKDTSGDEQTEEQEVLRKDTRLLLGLCLDSRARYRASTRNLKQAEEDYKRALDICTQEQGETHPQTLVLMSDLATILDLQGHHGDALVLVQRAVDLSRSAGHPDQHVLLGNMAGILLHKGQLDEAVHFYQEALRLARQNHDQEAVDQIQEGLREVTRRRRSQEEEEGGSDE
- the ttc19 gene encoding tetratricopeptide repeat protein 19, mitochondrial isoform X2, giving the protein MISLFCESVVSLAGSLSSLTRSLFCVFVLLFSLRSYNRQSRGCSACWVKVREHQNSQRRGGGVGGGAILWAAAAFSLFRSEEDERDEAQRKEDEMILLLKKAKLNLHRGHHQAASSFLHQAVVLAHQTHNTNAIVYTYSLMANLAYVQGELDSAEKLFKAAMSFMLSNGTPLDDNAVIEMSLKLTTIYAEQSKAELAEQGFRFCVESLESKLEKDTSGDEQTEEQEVLRKDTRLLLGLCLDSRARYRASTRNLKQAEEDYKRALDICTQEQGETHPQTLVLMSDLATILDLQGHHGDALVLVQRAVDLSRSAGHPDQHVLLGNMAGILLHKGQLDEAVHFYQEALRLARQNHDQEAVDQIQEGLREVTRRRRSQEEEEGGSDE
- the ttc19 gene encoding tetratricopeptide repeat protein 19, mitochondrial isoform X5; translated protein: MISLFCESVVSLAGSLSSLTRSLFCVFVLLFSLRSYNRQSRGCSACWVKVREHQNSQRRGGGVGGGAILWAAAAAFSLFRSEEDERDEAQRKEDEMILLLKKAKLNLHRGHHQAASSFLHQAVVLAHQTHNTNAIVYTYSLMANLAYVQGELDSAEKLFKAAMSFMLSNGTPLDDNAVIEMSLKLTTIYAEQSKAELAEQGFRFCVESLESKLEKDTSGDEQTEEQEVLRKDTRLLLGLCLDSRARYRASTRNLKQAEEDYKRALDICTQEQGETHPQTLVLMSDLATILDLQGHHGDALVLVQRAVDLSRSAGHPDQHVLLGNMAGILLHKAGRGRPLLPGGAETGPSEP
- the LOC115437231 gene encoding vesicle transport protein SFT2C-like, producing MADLNRQLQEYLAQSKAGGASTVSQSGSSTTVDLDGAEPVPGSWFGRWSSPWSGSRGGGLSGQSAGGTGGFSWPWSAEPDPCLPGLSRRQRLAASGVCAAFSALCFGLSALYAPLLLLYARKFALLWSLGSLFAIAAAAILRGPSRMAAGLPTSPGAAVYLTALAGTLYAALSLHSTVLTALGAGLQVAVILGAVVSLLPGGGAGMRFVGGLAASAIKRTVTGKTMPI